The following proteins are encoded in a genomic region of Spirosoma sp. SC4-14:
- a CDS encoding FtsX-like permease family protein, whose translation MDIHIASQIARTHLLTKKRQTLVAMLGVTFGIAMFITMISFMQGVNQFLEDSALDASPHIRMYNEVNTQRPSLIDELWPKQFNVVYHQKPKDEQSRIRNGLAIAERIEKEPGVLGVSPQLATQVFYNNGPIQLSGTISGVDIDRENHLYNLKSRIKTGNLNTLKTNPDGLVMGFVLARKLNVRVGDKVTVTTPGGGTRILRVVGTFGFGIGTVDNTKSYANLSTVQEIMQKDPSYITDIHIKMTDPMKAIPFGKRLRATYGYYTEDWATANSAILAGEKIRNMLTYVVSITLLVVAGFGIYNIMNMTVINKIKDIAILKATGFEARDIIAIFLLQAIFIGFSGGLLGLGIGFFLSYLLSITPFEAGDFLSLKTFPVIFSAKYYVMGILFGIITTVLAGYFPSRRAAQVDPVEILRG comes from the coding sequence ATGGATATTCATATAGCTTCCCAAATCGCCCGGACGCATCTGCTGACAAAAAAACGTCAGACGCTGGTGGCCATGCTCGGCGTAACGTTTGGTATTGCCATGTTCATTACCATGATTTCGTTTATGCAGGGGGTAAATCAGTTTCTGGAAGATTCGGCGCTGGATGCCAGTCCACACATCCGCATGTACAACGAAGTCAATACCCAACGTCCCAGTCTGATCGACGAGCTTTGGCCGAAGCAGTTCAACGTGGTCTATCACCAGAAGCCCAAAGATGAACAGTCGCGCATTAGAAACGGCCTCGCCATTGCCGAACGGATCGAAAAAGAGCCGGGCGTACTTGGCGTATCGCCCCAATTGGCTACCCAGGTTTTTTATAACAACGGCCCTATTCAGCTTTCGGGCACAATTTCGGGCGTTGATATCGATCGCGAAAACCACCTGTATAATCTGAAATCACGGATCAAAACAGGTAATTTAAATACGCTGAAAACCAATCCCGATGGGTTGGTGATGGGTTTTGTACTGGCCCGCAAGCTCAACGTTCGGGTGGGCGATAAAGTAACGGTAACAACACCGGGTGGCGGTACGCGCATTTTGCGGGTGGTGGGTACGTTTGGTTTTGGCATCGGAACGGTCGATAATACGAAGAGTTACGCCAACCTCTCGACTGTCCAGGAAATTATGCAGAAAGATCCCAGCTACATTACCGACATCCACATTAAAATGACCGACCCAATGAAAGCCATCCCGTTTGGGAAACGGCTCCGGGCCACATACGGCTACTATACCGAAGACTGGGCAACGGCCAATTCGGCGATTCTGGCGGGCGAAAAAATTCGTAATATGCTTACCTATGTGGTATCGATCACGTTGCTGGTTGTAGCAGGGTTTGGCATCTATAACATCATGAACATGACCGTCATTAACAAAATAAAGGACATCGCCATCCTGAAAGCAACTGGCTTTGAAGCCCGCGACATCATTGCCATTTTTCTGTTACAGGCTATTTTCATTGGGTTTTCCGGTGGCCTGCTCGGTCTGGGCATTGGCTTTTTTCTCAGCTATCTGCTTTCGATTACGCCTTTCGAAGCCGGCGACTTTCTGAGTCTGAAAACCTTCCCGGTCATCTTTTCAGCCAAATATTACGTAATGGGCATCCTGTTCGGCATTATTACTACTGTGCTGGCAGGGTATTTTCCGTCGCGCCGAGCTGCTCAGGTTGACCCGGTGGAAATTTTGAGAGGCTAA
- a CDS encoding TolC family protein has translation MNRLILIGLVLCSYNVRCQTIVSSVQEALELAHRSNPELRNAQQNRQAQEQQRRATRAPLLPQARFFTNFDYNYALPVQLVPAEFLGGQPGEFRSLRFGLPYVLASGVEVTVPVINRPARADQGITEQNLRITDNQMLVLQDEISTQTARLYHATLLTRSAISLTQKNLSAADTLTQIARDRLDKGIIEPLEYNRIRAVQLTTADVLYQNELAYVRNLNQLKLLLGLAPSDSLMLSEDLANRPAGGPVPASDLPRLERPQVTLEQSRVELSKRQLNRERLQRWPTLSAYGRFTEQAQRNAFNFLSTNQPWYQIGVAGLQFNWPIYSGGLRTSNITRARLQLKAAETALAYERNKQQTDNEDIRNTYNQAIRSLDLNRQNYELSRQNVQIALIKYRSGLFAYDQYLNVFNEALTAQNRYLNNLSNVFINQTILQIRNGQ, from the coding sequence ATGAATCGACTTATTCTCATTGGTTTAGTACTTTGTTCGTACAATGTCCGCTGTCAGACCATCGTCTCTTCCGTGCAGGAGGCTCTGGAGCTGGCTCACCGTAGCAATCCAGAACTTAGGAATGCACAGCAGAACCGGCAGGCGCAGGAGCAACAACGTAGGGCAACCCGCGCTCCTCTCCTGCCCCAGGCACGCTTCTTTACCAATTTCGATTACAACTATGCCCTGCCTGTTCAGTTAGTTCCGGCCGAATTTCTGGGTGGTCAGCCCGGCGAGTTCCGTTCGTTGCGCTTCGGCCTTCCCTACGTGCTGGCAAGTGGTGTTGAAGTGACCGTTCCGGTTATAAACCGGCCAGCACGAGCCGACCAGGGAATTACGGAGCAGAATTTACGGATTACCGATAACCAGATGCTCGTTTTGCAGGACGAAATCTCAACACAAACGGCCCGCCTGTATCATGCCACACTCCTGACTCGTTCGGCCATTTCCTTAACGCAGAAAAACCTGTCGGCAGCCGATACGCTTACCCAGATTGCCCGCGACCGGCTCGACAAAGGCATCATTGAACCATTGGAATACAACCGCATCCGGGCGGTACAGCTCACCACTGCCGATGTACTGTATCAGAACGAACTGGCCTATGTTCGTAACCTGAATCAGTTGAAACTGCTGCTGGGTCTGGCACCTTCCGATAGTCTTATGCTTTCAGAAGATCTGGCCAATCGCCCGGCGGGCGGGCCTGTTCCAGCCTCCGACCTACCCAGGCTCGAACGTCCACAGGTTACGTTAGAGCAATCCCGCGTCGAATTATCGAAACGTCAACTCAATCGCGAACGATTGCAGCGGTGGCCTACACTGTCGGCCTACGGTCGATTTACCGAACAGGCACAACGTAATGCGTTCAACTTTCTCAGTACCAACCAGCCCTGGTATCAGATTGGAGTAGCGGGGTTGCAGTTTAACTGGCCAATTTATTCGGGGGGCCTTCGGACTAGTAATATCACCCGTGCGCGGCTTCAATTAAAAGCCGCCGAAACGGCGCTGGCCTATGAACGCAACAAACAACAAACGGATAACGAAGACATCCGGAATACCTACAACCAGGCCATTCGATCGCTGGACCTGAATCGTCAGAATTACGAACTCAGCAGGCAAAATGTACAGATAGCGCTTATCAAATACCGATCGGGCCTGTTTGCCTACGATCAGTACCTAAACGTATTCAATGAAGCCCTGACCGCACAGAATCGGTATCTGAACAATTTGTCGAACGTATTTATCAACCAAACGATCCTACAAATCCGTAATGGGCAATGA
- a CDS encoding permease prefix domain 2-containing transporter — MSPPRLADRLLTWFCAPHLREEVLGDLHERYALRVKHGGQTRARRRYWRDVLAYVRPEFIKRHPSEYPQPTNTIMLRNYLKIAWRNVLRYKLNSALTITGLALGLACGLLMILHVREELNYDKGFSKADRIYRITSENIGEKNRQWAATSPILGGEMQQAIPAIQTVARFHRPYPDRIFSYVPANGVTKQFEEKSGFFADSTVVDVFDLSFVKGDPQTALKHQDAIVLTEAMAAKYFGNENPLGKRIQDDLDKRLLTVTGVIKPYSFPTHLQFDYLISMSTFYSYTDRNTLENRGWSGFYNYILLNSSVSRSDVEKRIPAFMVKFYEAKGETRKEILATRRTPIQPITDIHLHSKLEKEMGPNSDITYVYVFSIAALFILLLAAVNFINMATAQAFNRMKEVGVRKVLGARKNQLIRQFLGESFILTLVATMGAFLLFRLAIPFYNDLAAKTLRFEQLFTASNGVLLALLIGLISLVAGFYPALFIANFTPVNSLKGKKSQVSSVTLVRKGLIVFQFSVSVFMIFSTIVVYRQMKFFQTKDLGFDQDQVVAIKLYGREMWDKADVIQQEFQKNSAITNVARISTLPGDRFGTDMLTLPGKSEDANQFRFMWADENTLPVLQIRMKAGRNFVRKMENAHFPLILNEAAARALKLDSPIGQKAVSLGDTGEIVGIVSDFHFASLHNTVDPLVIVQHPGQANYFLLKISGNKLTETLQFAQSTLARLSPGSLFSYTFLDEKMARLYDSEKRVGNVLNVFAVFAMFISCMGLFGLTAYAAQVRTKEVGVRKVLGATVTGIIALLSRDFLRLVLIATILASPVAWWAMHIWLNDFAYHIDIEWWMFGISSLLALVIALLTVSYQSIKAALMNPVKSLRSE, encoded by the coding sequence ATGTCTCCACCCCGTCTTGCCGACCGCCTGTTGACCTGGTTCTGCGCTCCCCATCTGCGAGAGGAGGTGCTGGGGGATTTGCATGAACGCTACGCACTGCGGGTGAAGCATGGGGGCCAAACCCGTGCCCGACGACGCTATTGGCGGGATGTGCTGGCTTATGTGCGACCTGAGTTCATAAAACGACACCCTTCAGAATACCCTCAACCAACCAATACGATTATGCTACGGAATTATCTGAAAATCGCCTGGCGAAACGTACTCCGCTACAAACTAAACAGCGCACTTACCATAACCGGACTAGCTTTAGGACTGGCCTGTGGGCTGTTGATGATTCTTCATGTGCGGGAAGAATTGAACTACGACAAAGGATTTTCGAAAGCAGATCGAATCTACCGGATTACATCGGAAAATATTGGCGAGAAAAACCGGCAGTGGGCTGCTACATCGCCCATTCTGGGGGGTGAAATGCAACAGGCAATCCCTGCGATCCAGACCGTAGCCCGATTCCATCGTCCTTATCCAGACCGGATTTTCAGCTATGTCCCTGCCAATGGAGTGACAAAGCAGTTCGAGGAAAAATCAGGCTTTTTCGCCGACTCGACGGTGGTGGATGTATTCGACCTTTCGTTTGTGAAAGGTGATCCACAAACCGCCCTCAAACACCAGGACGCCATTGTCCTTACCGAAGCGATGGCGGCTAAATATTTTGGTAATGAAAATCCCCTGGGTAAACGGATTCAGGATGACCTGGACAAACGCTTATTGACCGTGACGGGCGTAATAAAACCCTATTCGTTCCCAACGCATTTACAGTTCGATTATCTGATTTCCATGTCCACCTTTTACAGCTATACTGACAGAAATACGCTGGAAAACAGAGGGTGGTCAGGCTTTTACAACTACATTCTACTGAACAGCAGTGTTTCGCGATCGGATGTGGAAAAACGCATTCCAGCGTTCATGGTGAAGTTCTACGAGGCTAAGGGCGAAACCAGAAAAGAAATCCTGGCAACCCGAAGAACGCCGATTCAACCCATTACGGATATACACCTGCACTCGAAGCTGGAAAAGGAAATGGGGCCAAACAGCGACATCACCTACGTCTACGTGTTTTCAATAGCCGCCCTATTCATTCTGCTGTTAGCAGCGGTCAACTTCATTAATATGGCCACGGCCCAGGCATTCAATCGAATGAAAGAAGTGGGTGTTCGGAAAGTATTGGGCGCTCGCAAAAATCAGTTAATCAGGCAGTTCCTGGGTGAATCATTTATTCTGACGCTGGTGGCTACAATGGGGGCTTTTCTTCTATTCCGCCTGGCCATTCCTTTTTATAATGATCTGGCTGCGAAGACCCTTCGCTTTGAGCAATTGTTCACCGCTTCGAACGGAGTGCTACTGGCGCTGTTGATTGGACTAATCAGTCTGGTTGCTGGTTTTTACCCGGCCCTGTTCATAGCAAACTTCACCCCTGTCAATTCCCTGAAAGGAAAAAAAAGCCAGGTTTCGTCAGTTACACTGGTTCGAAAAGGGTTGATCGTATTTCAGTTTAGTGTGTCGGTATTCATGATCTTCAGCACAATTGTCGTATACCGGCAAATGAAGTTTTTTCAGACGAAAGATCTGGGTTTCGATCAGGATCAGGTAGTGGCTATAAAACTGTATGGACGTGAGATGTGGGACAAAGCCGACGTGATTCAGCAGGAGTTTCAGAAAAATTCAGCCATTACCAATGTAGCCCGAATTTCTACCTTACCGGGTGACCGATTCGGTACGGATATGCTCACGCTGCCGGGGAAATCCGAAGATGCGAATCAATTCCGATTTATGTGGGCCGATGAAAATACGCTCCCGGTGTTACAGATCAGGATGAAAGCCGGTCGAAATTTCGTCAGAAAAATGGAAAACGCGCACTTTCCTTTAATTCTAAACGAAGCGGCTGCCAGAGCCCTCAAGCTGGATTCACCCATCGGGCAGAAGGCCGTATCCCTGGGCGACACCGGCGAAATTGTGGGTATTGTCAGCGACTTCCATTTTGCGTCCCTGCACAACACCGTAGATCCCCTGGTTATTGTTCAGCACCCTGGACAGGCCAATTACTTTCTGCTGAAGATTAGCGGGAACAAACTGACCGAAACCTTACAATTCGCCCAATCTACGTTGGCTCGTCTGTCGCCCGGCAGCTTGTTCAGCTACACATTTCTGGATGAAAAAATGGCTCGCCTGTATGATTCAGAAAAACGGGTCGGTAATGTGCTGAATGTGTTCGCCGTCTTCGCTATGTTCATATCCTGCATGGGTTTATTTGGTCTGACAGCCTATGCCGCTCAGGTACGCACAAAAGAAGTGGGGGTTCGGAAAGTGCTCGGGGCTACAGTGACCGGAATTATCGCTTTACTTTCCAGAGACTTCCTTCGCCTGGTACTCATTGCCACTATTCTTGCCTCGCCAGTGGCCTGGTGGGCCATGCATATATGGCTAAACGATTTTGCCTACCACATCGACATTGAATGGTGGATGTTTGGAATTTCCAGTCTACTGGCCCTTGTCATTGCCTTATTGACAGTCAGTTATCAAAGCATAAAAGCGGCTTTGATGAACCCCGTTAAATCGTTACGATCTGAATAG
- a CDS encoding ABC transporter permease — protein MAWIVRKIPATPAIPAMTPPRLADRLLTWFCAPHLREEVLGDLHERYALRVKRIGEKNAKWRYWRDMLTYVRPEFVKRKPSEYPQPTNTTMLRNYLKIAFRTLAKHKGYSAINMAGLSVGMAVALLIGLWLWDELSFNKYHEHYDRIAQVKQHVLNNGEVQTWNTAPFPLAEELRRNYGSDFKRVVLAREDGSHILSSGDIKFSERGVYFEPQVTEMLSLKMLKGSRNGLREPGSILLSESVAKAFFGDVDPMNKLIKIDNNLSVKVTGVYEDLPRNSFFHEVSFMAPWDLYYNNTEWVRTMADPWRPNAFQVFVQLADQADFDKVSFKIRDAKLKRVSKELAKKKPALFLHPMSQWHLYSEFKDGVNVGGKIQYVWLFGIIGVFVLLLACINFMNLSTARSEKRAKEVGIRKAVGSVRTQLIYQFLFESLLIVFFSLLLALLWVQLLLPTFNEVADKELRILWTNPIFWSICLGFSALTGLIAGSYPAFYLSSFNPVQILKGTGPSLRFKVGRLASLPRQVLVVVQFTVSVTLIIGTIIVFRQIQFARNRPIGYESNGLISVPMVTADIHKHFDAVKRELLQTGAISEMAESSSPPTEVWNSSSSIDWKGKDPNLSVDFSIVEASHDYGKTIGWTIKEGRDFSRDFLTDSSGIILNEAAVKFMGLNNRNGGLPVGETIRWFDQPFKVIGVVKDLVIQSPYEQVKPTVFHLANYAGAVTILKINPQRSASEALGQIETVFKKFNPSQPFDYQFVDEEFGRKFGNEERIGKLASFFAVLAIFISCLGLFGLASFIAEQRTKEIGVRKVLGASVANLWGLLSVDFIRLVIISCIIATPIAYYSLHEWLQKFTYHTSIPWWIFAASSIGALVITLATVSFQAIKAALMNPVKSLRSE, from the coding sequence ATGGCATGGATCGTCCGGAAAATTCCCGCTACCCCTGCCATCCCTGCTATGACACCACCCCGCCTGGCCGACCGCCTTTTGACCTGGTTCTGCGCTCCGCATCTGCGTGAAGAGGTGCTGGGCGATTTGCACGAACGCTATGCCTTGCGGGTGAAGCGCATAGGCGAGAAGAATGCTAAATGGCGCTACTGGCGGGATATGCTGACTTATGTACGACCTGAATTCGTCAAACGAAAACCTTCGGAATACCCTCAACCAACAAATACGACTATGCTACGGAATTATCTAAAAATCGCGTTTCGGACGCTGGCCAAGCACAAAGGCTATTCGGCCATCAATATGGCGGGGCTATCGGTTGGTATGGCGGTGGCGCTGCTGATTGGCCTCTGGCTGTGGGACGAACTTTCCTTTAACAAATACCATGAACATTACGACCGCATTGCTCAGGTCAAACAGCATGTGCTGAATAACGGCGAAGTTCAAACCTGGAATACAGCTCCTTTTCCATTGGCTGAAGAACTTCGCAGAAACTACGGTAGTGATTTTAAACGGGTTGTGCTGGCCCGCGAAGACGGTAGCCACATACTGTCCTCGGGCGACATAAAATTCTCGGAACGAGGGGTTTACTTCGAGCCACAGGTTACCGAAATGCTCTCGCTTAAGATGCTGAAAGGCAGTCGGAATGGGTTACGGGAGCCCGGTTCCATTTTGCTTTCGGAGTCGGTGGCTAAAGCCTTCTTTGGGGATGTGGACCCGATGAATAAACTGATCAAAATCGACAACAATCTGAGTGTAAAAGTGACGGGTGTTTATGAAGACCTGCCCCGCAACTCGTTTTTTCATGAGGTCTCGTTTATGGCGCCCTGGGATCTGTATTACAACAATACCGAATGGGTCCGAACGATGGCCGATCCGTGGCGACCAAACGCCTTCCAGGTGTTTGTGCAGCTAGCCGATCAGGCTGATTTTGATAAAGTGTCGTTCAAGATCAGGGATGCTAAACTCAAACGGGTCAGCAAAGAACTGGCGAAGAAAAAGCCTGCTCTCTTTCTGCATCCGATGAGCCAGTGGCATCTGTATTCGGAGTTTAAGGATGGGGTGAACGTGGGTGGTAAAATCCAATATGTGTGGCTGTTCGGTATCATCGGCGTATTTGTGCTGCTCCTGGCCTGCATCAATTTTATGAACCTGAGTACGGCCCGGAGCGAAAAGCGCGCCAAGGAAGTGGGCATTCGTAAAGCGGTTGGATCAGTGCGCACACAATTGATCTACCAGTTTCTGTTTGAGTCGCTGCTGATCGTGTTTTTTTCGTTACTACTGGCATTGCTTTGGGTTCAGTTGCTGCTTCCGACGTTTAACGAGGTTGCCGACAAGGAATTACGCATTCTTTGGACTAACCCTATATTCTGGTCGATCTGCCTTGGTTTTAGCGCGTTGACTGGTCTGATCGCGGGCAGTTACCCGGCATTCTACCTGTCGTCGTTCAATCCGGTGCAAATTCTGAAGGGAACCGGTCCGTCGCTACGGTTCAAGGTAGGGCGATTGGCGTCATTACCGCGTCAGGTGCTGGTGGTGGTTCAGTTTACGGTGTCGGTCACGTTGATTATTGGGACTATTATCGTCTTTCGGCAGATTCAGTTTGCCCGAAATCGCCCAATTGGCTATGAAAGCAATGGACTGATTTCAGTACCTATGGTTACGGCCGACATCCACAAACATTTTGATGCCGTCAAGCGCGAATTACTTCAAACGGGAGCCATTTCAGAAATGGCCGAGTCGAGCAGTCCACCAACCGAAGTTTGGAATAGCAGTAGTTCAATCGATTGGAAAGGCAAAGACCCGAACCTGTCTGTCGATTTTTCGATTGTGGAAGCCTCTCACGACTACGGAAAGACCATTGGCTGGACCATCAAAGAAGGCCGGGATTTCTCGCGCGATTTTCTGACCGATTCGAGCGGTATCATCCTAAACGAAGCCGCCGTGAAATTCATGGGATTGAACAACCGCAACGGCGGACTGCCTGTGGGCGAAACCATCCGCTGGTTCGATCAGCCGTTTAAGGTAATTGGTGTGGTAAAGGATCTGGTCATTCAGTCGCCTTATGAACAGGTAAAACCCACGGTTTTCCATCTGGCAAACTACGCTGGTGCGGTTACTATACTGAAAATCAATCCACAGCGCAGTGCCAGCGAAGCCTTGGGGCAGATTGAGACCGTGTTTAAAAAATTCAATCCATCGCAGCCGTTCGACTACCAGTTTGTGGATGAGGAGTTTGGCCGAAAGTTTGGGAATGAAGAGCGGATTGGTAAACTGGCCAGTTTCTTTGCTGTTTTGGCCATCTTTATTAGCTGTCTGGGTTTGTTTGGCTTAGCGTCTTTCATTGCTGAGCAACGCACCAAAGAGATCGGGGTTCGGAAAGTGCTGGGGGCATCCGTGGCCAATTTGTGGGGCCTTTTATCGGTCGACTTTATCCGTCTGGTAATTATCTCATGCATCATCGCCACGCCTATTGCCTATTATTCACTTCATGAATGGTTGCAAAAATTCACCTATCACACGTCTATTCCCTGGTGGATTTTTGCTGCGTCGAGTATAGGAGCGTTGGTCATTACCCTGGCAACCGTCAGTTTTCAGGCCATTAAAGCAGCCCTGATGAACCCCGTAAAATCGCTGAGATCGGAATGA
- a CDS encoding efflux RND transporter periplasmic adaptor subunit, with the protein MKTALSILVLLPIIVACNHDSGSTSPSYQELTEAVYASGNVYPRNEYTVTADATGILQQRLINEGDSIHQNQLLFVLENATEVARQQAAANAYRQARSNLSPNSPVLAELEAQVRNARTRLANDSINYHRFRELYQQNATSKAELEKAELNYTLSKNNLRAQLNTLERSRDQIRLDVENNRSQLVSSEEAGRNTRVRSFVNGKVYEVYKEPGEVVRVGDQLALVGSGNQLYAQLSVDESDFGRLRIGQEVMLKADVYPNKVFKAKVSKIYPKLNRSDQSFRVDAEFVGDKPASYYGLTVEANIIISQNPHVLTIPKSYVVGNDSVWVEEDDKKQKIKFQKGAENFDLVEVKGGLTEKAKVIIND; encoded by the coding sequence ATGAAAACAGCTCTTTCCATACTGGTCTTGTTACCCATTATCGTGGCTTGTAACCATGACTCTGGCAGCACGTCGCCTTCGTATCAGGAACTGACCGAAGCGGTGTATGCATCGGGCAATGTATATCCGCGCAATGAATACACCGTTACGGCCGATGCTACGGGTATTTTACAGCAACGACTCATTAACGAAGGCGACTCCATTCACCAAAATCAATTGTTGTTTGTACTCGAAAATGCGACGGAAGTGGCCCGGCAGCAGGCAGCCGCCAATGCTTACCGGCAGGCCCGATCGAACCTGAGTCCCAATTCGCCCGTGCTGGCCGAACTCGAAGCACAGGTACGAAATGCCCGCACCCGACTCGCCAACGACTCCATTAACTACCATCGCTTTCGGGAACTTTATCAGCAAAATGCCACCTCCAAAGCCGAACTCGAAAAAGCCGAACTGAATTATACGCTATCGAAAAACAACCTACGCGCCCAGCTCAACACACTGGAGCGAAGTCGCGACCAGATTCGGCTCGACGTGGAAAACAACCGCAGCCAGTTGGTTAGCTCTGAAGAAGCAGGGCGCAACACGCGGGTTCGCAGCTTTGTGAATGGAAAGGTATATGAAGTGTATAAAGAACCGGGCGAGGTGGTGCGTGTAGGCGATCAGTTAGCGCTGGTAGGAAGTGGCAATCAACTATACGCTCAACTGTCGGTCGATGAAAGCGATTTCGGTCGGTTGCGCATCGGACAGGAAGTCATGCTAAAAGCCGACGTTTATCCGAATAAAGTATTTAAAGCGAAGGTGAGTAAGATTTACCCAAAGCTGAATCGAAGTGATCAGTCATTTCGGGTCGATGCAGAGTTTGTGGGCGACAAACCGGCCTCCTACTATGGCCTGACAGTAGAAGCTAACATCATAATCAGTCAGAATCCGCATGTGCTGACCATTCCGAAGTCCTACGTTGTGGGCAACGATAGCGTCTGGGTTGAAGAGGATGATAAGAAACAAAAGATCAAATTCCAGAAAGGAGCCGAAAACTTCGATCTGGTTGAAGTGAAGGGCGGACTAACCGAGAAAGCTAAGGTAATTATAAATGATTGA
- a CDS encoding helix-turn-helix transcriptional regulator: MRRSDLGEFEEVVLLAVAALSPGAYSVVIAEELERETGNSVSTGAVHAALQRLEQKGYLRSELGEATAERGGRRKRLFTVTALGGRVLSDVRAVRNRLWDRIIPNIRLEWS, from the coding sequence ATGCGACGAAGTGATTTAGGCGAATTTGAAGAAGTGGTCCTACTGGCAGTAGCCGCGCTGTCGCCGGGAGCCTACTCGGTAGTTATTGCAGAAGAACTTGAACGTGAGACTGGCAACTCTGTCAGTACAGGGGCTGTCCATGCGGCTCTTCAGCGATTGGAACAGAAAGGCTACCTCCGTTCGGAACTGGGCGAAGCTACCGCCGAACGAGGTGGCCGCCGGAAACGGCTGTTTACGGTTACTGCGCTGGGCGGGCGTGTTTTGAGCGATGTACGCGCCGTTCGCAACCGACTATGGGATCGCATTATCCCGAATATCCGACTCGAATGGAGCTAA